Proteins from a genomic interval of Oceanispirochaeta crateris:
- the pyrC gene encoding dihydroorotase: MSILKIRKPDDFHLHLRQGDEMGQYARETAASFARALIMPNTLPPVIDPPGLFSYKAAIEREAPGLEALMAFKLLPNMNPLIVTEMKKAGALIGKLYPAGATTNAEDGISSYEQIRDLLSAMEEAGMVLSIHGEHPEAPVLEREISYLGELEKIIRDFPRLKIVLEHLSCRESISFIEEMPDHIAGTVTTHHLLYTLDDLMGGALKPHLFCKPVVKKEEDRAALAQAVCSGHPKLFYGSDSAPHPKNKKEFSSCSAGAFSATVALPLLAELFEREGALEQLESFTSRIGAEFYGLPLNTSSITLKKESWKVPSLIGGSVPLCAGEMMTWKVMK; encoded by the coding sequence ATGAGTATTCTAAAAATAAGAAAACCCGATGATTTTCACCTGCACCTGAGACAGGGAGATGAAATGGGTCAATACGCCAGGGAAACGGCAGCTTCATTTGCCAGGGCATTGATCATGCCCAATACTTTGCCTCCTGTTATCGATCCTCCCGGATTGTTTTCATACAAGGCTGCCATTGAGCGGGAAGCACCCGGTCTTGAGGCTCTCATGGCTTTTAAACTGCTACCGAATATGAATCCTCTGATTGTCACCGAGATGAAAAAAGCAGGGGCCCTCATAGGGAAACTGTATCCAGCGGGTGCGACAACCAATGCAGAGGATGGTATTTCTTCCTATGAGCAGATCAGAGATCTTCTTTCTGCAATGGAAGAAGCTGGTATGGTCCTGAGTATTCATGGAGAGCATCCAGAGGCACCCGTTCTTGAACGTGAAATTTCCTATCTTGGGGAACTGGAAAAAATCATAAGGGACTTCCCACGTCTTAAGATCGTCCTGGAACACCTCTCCTGCCGAGAGAGCATCAGCTTTATCGAAGAAATGCCCGATCATATTGCCGGAACAGTCACGACTCATCATCTCTTATATACACTGGATGATTTGATGGGTGGAGCCTTAAAACCCCATCTTTTTTGTAAGCCCGTTGTTAAAAAAGAGGAAGACAGGGCCGCCTTGGCTCAGGCTGTCTGCTCTGGCCATCCCAAACTGTTTTATGGTTCAGATAGTGCTCCTCATCCTAAAAATAAAAAAGAGTTTTCCAGCTGCAGCGCCGGGGCATTTTCTGCTACTGTTGCACTTCCTTTGCTGGCCGAGCTCTTTGAAAGGGAAGGGGCTCTTGAACAGTTGGAGTCCTTTACAAGCCGGATCGGAGCCGAATTTTATGGTTTACCCCTAAATACATCGTCAATCACCCTGAAAAAAGAATCGTGGAAGGTTCCATCTCTGATCGGAGGTTCTGTTCCTTTGTGCGCCGGAGAAATGATGACCTGGAAAGTAATGAAATGA
- a CDS encoding sulfide/dihydroorotate dehydrogenase-like FAD/NAD-binding protein encodes MKRILDKKQLSADVFRMKIEAPLIAEERKAGQFLIIQVDQNYGERIPLTIANADAEEGFIEIIFQAVGATTQKLSRMNAGDYIENVLGPLGKPTHIEKRDGPVVCVGGGIGVAPMHPIVEAHHKIGNKVITIMGARNKELLIMEDEMRALSDELIICTDDGSYGRKDLVTVPLKELCESENIPSEVFAIGPPIMMKFCSETTRPFAVPTMVSLNTIMVDGTGMCGGCRVSIGNETKFVCVDGPEFDGHLVDFDNMMLRQKAYKQHEAHRCNLDIEAEKLEAKQK; translated from the coding sequence ATGAAAAGAATTCTAGACAAAAAACAGCTTTCTGCGGATGTTTTCCGGATGAAAATAGAAGCTCCCCTCATAGCTGAAGAGAGAAAAGCAGGTCAATTCCTGATCATTCAGGTAGATCAAAATTATGGAGAGAGGATTCCCCTCACCATAGCCAATGCCGATGCTGAGGAAGGTTTCATAGAGATTATTTTTCAGGCCGTAGGTGCTACAACACAAAAATTAAGCCGGATGAATGCAGGAGACTACATTGAAAATGTTCTAGGTCCCCTGGGAAAACCAACCCATATTGAAAAAAGGGATGGCCCTGTCGTCTGTGTTGGTGGTGGGATAGGTGTTGCCCCAATGCATCCTATTGTCGAAGCTCACCATAAAATTGGAAACAAGGTTATCACCATCATGGGAGCGAGAAACAAAGAGCTCCTTATCATGGAAGATGAAATGAGAGCTCTTTCAGATGAACTTATAATCTGCACCGATGATGGATCTTATGGACGAAAAGACCTAGTGACTGTTCCCCTCAAAGAGTTATGTGAATCAGAAAACATACCCTCCGAAGTTTTTGCCATTGGTCCTCCCATCATGATGAAATTCTGCTCAGAAACAACGAGGCCCTTCGCGGTTCCCACAATGGTGTCATTAAATACGATCATGGTAGACGGAACTGGAATGTGTGGTGGCTGCCGTGTTTCCATTGGTAACGAAACAAAATTTGTCTGTGTTGACGGCCCTGAATTCGATGGCCATCTGGTAGATTTTGATAACATGATGCTCCGCCAAAAGGCATATAAACAACATGAAGCCCATCGATGCAACCTGGATATAGAAGCAGAAAAACTGGAGGCCAAGCAGAAATGA
- the hisA gene encoding 1-(5-phosphoribosyl)-5-[(5-phosphoribosylamino)methylideneamino]imidazole-4-carboxamide isomerase produces MVIIPAIDLLGAECVRLFKGDYNDVKSYEKDPAVAAAVFEKLGIKRLHLVDLDAARGEGKNNRMALQKIRSVFSGIIELGGGVREEADVRELLEIGVDRLIVGTVLAKNPEKVGLWIQKFGPVFIAGIDALDGEVKVSGWEKGTALQDSVLAKKCADMGITNIIYTNIDRDGTLAGPDLENTNRIARESKIGITLSGGISSQDDLKDVFQKADPLVKGVITGKAYYEGRLDLEKAVLDFQKNDEEYDW; encoded by the coding sequence ATGGTAATAATTCCCGCAATAGACCTGCTCGGAGCTGAGTGTGTACGTCTCTTTAAAGGCGACTATAACGATGTAAAATCGTATGAGAAAGATCCAGCTGTAGCGGCAGCTGTCTTTGAAAAACTGGGTATCAAACGGCTCCATCTCGTTGACCTTGATGCGGCTAGAGGCGAAGGAAAAAATAACCGTATGGCCCTTCAAAAGATTCGGAGTGTGTTCTCCGGGATCATTGAACTGGGCGGTGGGGTTCGGGAAGAAGCTGATGTCCGGGAACTCCTGGAGATTGGTGTAGACCGGCTCATTGTCGGAACTGTTCTTGCAAAAAACCCGGAAAAAGTAGGGTTATGGATACAGAAATTCGGTCCCGTTTTCATAGCCGGCATCGATGCACTGGATGGAGAGGTCAAGGTTTCCGGTTGGGAAAAAGGAACGGCTCTGCAGGATTCAGTCCTAGCGAAAAAATGTGCAGACATGGGGATTACCAATATCATTTATACAAATATTGACAGAGATGGCACCCTGGCGGGGCCGGACTTGGAAAATACAAATAGGATTGCCAGAGAATCCAAAATTGGGATTACCCTGTCCGGCGGGATCAGCAGCCAGGATGACCTAAAGGATGTGTTTCAGAAGGCTGACCCTCTTGTCAAAGGGGTCATCACGGGAAAAGCCTATTATGAAGGCAGATTGGATTTGGAAAAAGCAGTCCTGGATTTTCAAAAAAATGATGAGGAGTATGATTGGTGA
- a CDS encoding Lrp/AsnC family transcriptional regulator, producing the protein MQPDEIDWKIINLLREKYQNNNAVARIMGISEGTVRQRLKKMKDLGIVKIKALINPEALENQQLATVAVNVTESSQLESKAREIAELPNVLDVSITSGRYDLFVQVLVDSNHGLVSFLTKELAVVKGVSSTESFLMLKSFNKYV; encoded by the coding sequence ATGCAGCCCGACGAGATAGATTGGAAAATCATTAACCTCCTCAGAGAGAAATACCAGAACAACAATGCCGTTGCCAGGATTATGGGGATCTCCGAGGGGACTGTTCGGCAGCGTCTCAAAAAAATGAAAGATCTCGGAATTGTGAAGATAAAAGCCCTCATCAATCCCGAAGCTCTTGAAAATCAGCAGCTAGCGACGGTGGCGGTGAATGTGACAGAATCCTCTCAGCTTGAATCAAAAGCCAGAGAGATTGCAGAGCTTCCCAATGTCCTGGATGTCTCCATTACATCAGGTCGCTATGACCTGTTTGTGCAGGTTCTTGTCGACTCCAATCATGGCCTTGTCAGCTTTCTGACAAAGGAGCTTGCTGTCGTCAAGGGTGTCAGTTCTACTGAGAGTTTCCTGATGCTGAAAAGCTTCAACAAGTACGTGTAG
- the gltA gene encoding NADPH-dependent glutamate synthase codes for MSEFKSKETLNKEAEEIWKGLNTAELTPKMRREIPQQDMPSQNPAIRRANMGEVALGYTEKQVLVESARCLQCKNEPCIKGCPVSINIPQFILKAGEGKFGEAIDVIKESSMLPAICGRVCPQEKQCMAECTLGKILKDPEKSVAIGRIERYLADWERENRKDGKTTIAPSTGKKVAIVGSGPSGLTAAADLRKAGHEVTIFEAFHKPGGVTVYGIPEFRLPKEIVNLEVEGLKKMGVRFETNFLVGRTRKLKDLMEKDGYNAVYVASGAGLPKFMHIEGENLVGVFSANEFLTRSNLMKAYDKEHAETPIYQARRIAVFGGGNVAMDAARTAVRMGAEEVYIIYRRTEKEMPARVEEVHHAHEEGVIFKTLTNPVRILGDENGRVRAIECQKYELGEPDDSGRRRPVPIEGSEFLIEVETCIPAIGNSSNPLIKQTTPGLDFSKWGTVVVDDRQKTSLDGVYAGGDISQGAATVILAMGDGRRAAAALNEELK; via the coding sequence ATGAGCGAGTTTAAATCTAAAGAAACATTGAATAAAGAAGCCGAAGAAATCTGGAAGGGTCTCAATACTGCCGAATTAACTCCTAAAATGAGAAGAGAGATCCCACAACAGGACATGCCCAGTCAGAATCCTGCGATCAGACGGGCGAACATGGGTGAAGTGGCCCTTGGTTATACCGAAAAACAGGTCCTTGTAGAATCTGCCCGCTGCCTGCAATGTAAAAATGAGCCCTGCATCAAAGGATGCCCGGTAAGTATCAACATTCCCCAATTCATTTTGAAGGCGGGGGAAGGAAAATTCGGAGAAGCTATAGATGTGATCAAGGAGAGCAGTATGCTCCCTGCAATCTGTGGGCGCGTTTGCCCCCAGGAAAAACAGTGTATGGCCGAATGTACCCTGGGGAAAATCCTCAAGGATCCCGAAAAGTCTGTTGCCATTGGTCGAATTGAACGCTACCTAGCCGACTGGGAAAGAGAGAACAGAAAGGATGGTAAGACAACCATCGCTCCATCCACAGGTAAAAAGGTGGCTATTGTTGGGAGCGGCCCATCGGGCCTCACCGCAGCAGCAGACCTTCGAAAAGCCGGTCATGAAGTCACAATTTTTGAGGCCTTTCATAAACCCGGTGGAGTGACAGTGTATGGTATCCCCGAGTTTAGATTACCCAAAGAAATTGTAAACCTGGAAGTGGAAGGCCTCAAAAAAATGGGCGTCCGCTTTGAAACAAACTTTCTTGTCGGCCGGACCCGTAAACTGAAAGATCTAATGGAAAAAGATGGATACAATGCAGTCTACGTCGCATCAGGAGCCGGGCTTCCAAAATTTATGCATATTGAAGGCGAGAATCTTGTAGGTGTCTTTTCAGCCAATGAGTTCCTGACTAGGTCTAATTTGATGAAAGCCTATGATAAAGAGCATGCTGAAACACCCATATACCAGGCACGCAGAATTGCCGTTTTCGGAGGTGGAAATGTAGCCATGGATGCGGCCAGAACAGCCGTGAGAATGGGTGCTGAAGAAGTTTACATCATCTATCGCCGGACTGAAAAAGAGATGCCTGCCCGAGTGGAAGAGGTACACCATGCCCATGAAGAGGGTGTGATCTTCAAGACACTGACCAACCCTGTTAGAATCCTGGGGGATGAAAATGGACGCGTCAGGGCTATAGAGTGTCAAAAATACGAGCTGGGAGAACCTGATGATTCAGGACGCCGCAGACCAGTCCCCATTGAGGGCAGTGAATTCCTCATTGAAGTGGAAACCTGTATTCCCGCTATTGGAAATTCTTCCAACCCACTGATCAAACAAACGACTCCCGGACTGGATTTCTCCAAATGGGGTACGGTTGTTGTGGACGACAGGCAGAAAACATCCCTCGATGGAGTTTATGCCGGGGGAGACATCTCTCAGGGCGCCGCTACGGTCATCCTGGCAATGGGAGATGGACGCCGCGCTGCAGCCGCTCTAAATGAAGAATTAAAATAA
- the mnmA gene encoding tRNA 2-thiouridine(34) synthase MnmA, which yields MKIAVLLSGGVDSSVALYRLLEEGYTDITAYYLKIWLEDELSFMGTCPWEEDLEYARAVCEAKSIPLKILPLQQEYYDRVVSYTISELKKGRTPSPDIFCNQRVKFGAFYDKVNEQYDKVATGHYGVVEEIEGLTWLRRSPDPVKDQSYFLSHLSQQQIGKIIFPIGSFMKEEVRALAQKYDLPNKDRKDSQGICFLGKIKYSDFVKHYLGEQDGEIRELESGEVLGHHKGFWFHTIGQRQGLGLSNGPWYVTSKDLEKNIIYVSSSKNVLEQNRTVFTVCEPNWISRKPSGDKLTLKLRHGPRLHDCRIKWLDSDRLEVTLDEGDRGIAPGQFAVFYEDDYCLGGARIE from the coding sequence ATGAAAATTGCCGTATTATTGTCCGGTGGAGTCGACAGTTCTGTTGCGCTTTACCGTCTTTTGGAAGAAGGGTATACCGATATAACCGCCTATTATCTTAAAATCTGGCTGGAAGATGAACTCAGTTTTATGGGTACCTGTCCGTGGGAAGAGGACTTGGAGTATGCCAGGGCTGTGTGTGAAGCAAAATCCATCCCCCTTAAAATTTTACCCTTGCAGCAGGAATACTATGACCGTGTTGTCTCTTATACTATTTCCGAACTGAAAAAAGGACGGACGCCCAGTCCGGACATATTCTGTAATCAAAGGGTCAAATTCGGTGCTTTTTATGATAAAGTCAACGAACAATATGACAAGGTTGCCACAGGTCATTATGGTGTTGTTGAAGAAATAGAAGGTTTGACATGGCTGCGCAGGTCTCCGGATCCAGTGAAAGATCAGAGTTATTTTCTATCCCACCTTTCTCAGCAGCAGATTGGTAAAATCATATTTCCCATAGGTTCTTTTATGAAGGAGGAGGTCCGTGCTCTGGCACAGAAATATGATCTTCCCAATAAAGATAGAAAAGACAGCCAGGGAATCTGTTTTCTTGGGAAAATAAAATATTCCGATTTTGTAAAACACTATCTGGGAGAACAGGATGGAGAGATCCGGGAGCTCGAGAGTGGAGAGGTTCTGGGCCATCATAAGGGATTCTGGTTTCATACCATTGGGCAGCGTCAGGGATTGGGGCTAAGCAATGGTCCCTGGTATGTGACATCCAAAGATCTGGAAAAGAATATCATCTATGTTTCTTCAAGCAAGAATGTCTTAGAACAGAATCGTACGGTCTTTACCGTTTGTGAACCCAATTGGATTAGCAGGAAACCTTCCGGGGATAAACTGACTCTGAAGCTGAGACATGGACCTAGACTTCACGATTGCCGCATCAAATGGCTGGATTCCGATCGTCTTGAGGTGACTTTGGATGAGGGAGACCGGGGCATTGCTCCGGGACAGTTTGCCGTATTCTATGAGGATGACTATTGCCTTGGCGGTGCCAGGATCGAATAG
- the hisE gene encoding phosphoribosyl-ATP diphosphatase — MSRGTVLALLIETENGGFSAALMDEKGFSKSREQGVLWVSHPVTGRILPFAGEGKFLQLEKRRNCYYALLPEGAKGEAYEDVIKETDIEEHDALEVLGEDRENNEILTSLSRTIQKRHIDMPAGSYTTHLFEKGSNKIRKKCGEEAIELVLASSPEDLVFESADLIYHMMVLLEAEGLSIQEVLAELKKRDS; from the coding sequence GTGAGCAGAGGGACAGTTCTAGCTCTCTTGATTGAGACGGAAAATGGCGGATTCAGTGCCGCCCTTATGGATGAAAAAGGATTTTCAAAAAGCCGGGAACAGGGAGTTCTTTGGGTCTCCCATCCAGTGACGGGCCGAATTCTCCCTTTTGCCGGGGAGGGGAAATTCCTGCAGTTGGAAAAACGTAGAAATTGCTATTATGCGCTTCTGCCCGAAGGGGCCAAGGGTGAGGCGTACGAAGATGTCATCAAAGAAACAGATATCGAAGAGCATGATGCTCTTGAAGTTCTGGGAGAAGACCGGGAAAACAATGAAATCCTGACCTCCCTCAGCAGAACAATTCAAAAAAGGCACATAGACATGCCTGCAGGATCCTATACAACCCATCTTTTCGAGAAGGGAAGCAATAAGATCAGAAAAAAATGCGGAGAAGAAGCGATTGAACTGGTCTTGGCTTCTAGCCCTGAAGATCTTGTTTTTGAATCGGCTGATCTAATTTACCATATGATGGTTCTGCTGGAGGCGGAAGGTCTCTCCATCCAGGAAGTTCTGGCGGAGTTGAAAAAAAGAGACTCCTGA
- a CDS encoding acyl-CoA dehydratase activase produces the protein MKSIGINIGSSSLKTVLLENGQEIWSHVVPHEGDFLNAVLSELKNKEFEEGTPLLVTGTDGRYLLSSPSVIEPVCIEKALEVTGHQVNAVVSMGGEDLVVYAVNDLGKITNNFSGSKCASGTGEFFKQQLARMDMTLDNVNHLAEDSQVRPLSARCSVFMKSDCTHKLNKKEATKDDIVLSLSDVMATKVSDFLSRAKINSGRVLLCGGITKNKHILRFMKEKTPEIEYIIPKEASYFEAFGAAHLAVDNGAPLPPIDKILKDSKVRFDRYDDLKKAVDKVQYFQSEIKPVRKGREYILGIDGGSTTTKACLIDMETSDVVAAHYGRTHGDPVQALKNCIIELRKKIHKDIGDESSITISLASTTGSSREILGVFMETPAVYNEIIAHAYGTTHFSNDVDTIFEIGGQDAKYVLLENKVPIDYAMNEACSAGTGSFLEESAAGDLNIPHAREIGEIALKADNPLKFGEHCSAFINSDIRKAIQQGAKREDITAGIVTSIVSNYLNRVVGNRTIGRKIFLQGGVAKNKAVPLAFAMLLDKEILVPPAPELMGAFGVGILARQKLQDGLLQKINIDLDAVLDTQIEYDRVFNCKSCENFCSIQVLKVNGHKYMFGGRCSKYTNTSKNIKSDDKIINYIDKRNDLLFKTFAAPAQDLKPKRDYTVGIPRCFSVHTLYPLYSWFFHELGIKTVLSDEIAHEGVARVESAYCFPAEIAHGAVQDILNKKCDYIFVPHFRDMPSMEEDVHANFCPITQSLPYYIKKAFPDIPENKIIPLIVTFKFGESKALEFFYKLGEQLSIPAVEIKKAFHKALEMQQEYLKASKALGQEALKLAREQNHPVIALLGRPYNAFTPEANMGIPRKFSSRGYSIIPFDILPEGDEKIFDNMYWYYGQLDMKTAARLKDEPNVYITYITNFSCAPDSFILHYIKWMMGTKPFLILELDSHSADAGVDTRIEAFLDIIEGYRARLSTQTKDRYDNGLRFINNGKDPLHLKNEVTGETIPVKDNKKVKMLLSNMGDLSTAMMALIIRTTGINAQALPVADTKTLQLARSHASGKECVPSHLVLGSALKFLNSKEYRKDEIYLLFVPITTGPCRTGQYFVFYENLFKDMRLENVIVVTMSADNSYNELGPDFSKYMWRGLVIADYMKDIQTSLRACAQDTDEAMRIYNALWHEMIDVIENDFNKVYKALKNIARKVAEIPLKKTIKEVPRVLIVGEIYVRRDDFAVDELVELMSRKNIIAKVSGISEWIHYLDFVRNYDLKKRIKLKPWYKRPFSAELKDLLILHLEETWKHTVEKGIKNRLGKSGLIPHTPHDMKKIMKNTSENFVNLELNSEIAISSGVAATAMEEGYSGIVNISPFACLIGRVIEGLITPWARERNYPVFSLEVDGNILPPNIVNKLNIFMMNVMRFRSNPDTTNLIEQDEPDVVLKDVKVSGND, from the coding sequence ATGAAAAGCATAGGTATTAATATAGGCAGTTCCAGCCTGAAAACAGTTCTTCTAGAAAATGGACAAGAGATTTGGAGCCACGTGGTTCCCCATGAGGGCGACTTCCTCAATGCGGTTCTCAGTGAATTAAAAAATAAAGAGTTTGAAGAAGGAACGCCTCTTCTGGTCACAGGAACAGATGGCCGTTATCTCCTATCATCCCCGTCTGTCATTGAGCCAGTCTGCATTGAGAAAGCCCTGGAAGTGACTGGTCATCAGGTCAATGCTGTGGTCAGTATGGGTGGAGAAGACCTGGTTGTTTATGCAGTGAATGATCTTGGAAAAATCACAAACAATTTTTCAGGGAGCAAATGTGCTTCCGGTACCGGTGAATTTTTTAAACAGCAGCTGGCCAGGATGGATATGACCCTGGACAATGTAAACCACCTCGCAGAGGATAGCCAGGTTCGCCCTCTTTCAGCACGCTGCTCGGTCTTCATGAAGAGTGACTGCACCCACAAATTAAACAAAAAAGAAGCCACGAAAGACGATATAGTCCTCTCCCTCTCGGATGTGATGGCCACGAAGGTAAGTGATTTCCTAAGCCGTGCAAAAATCAATTCAGGCCGAGTTCTTTTATGCGGAGGCATCACAAAGAATAAGCATATCCTCCGGTTTATGAAGGAAAAGACTCCTGAAATTGAATATATAATTCCCAAAGAAGCGTCTTATTTCGAGGCCTTCGGTGCGGCTCATCTGGCCGTGGACAATGGTGCTCCTCTTCCTCCCATAGATAAAATTCTCAAAGACAGCAAGGTCAGATTTGACCGCTATGATGATCTTAAGAAGGCCGTTGACAAGGTTCAGTATTTTCAATCTGAAATCAAACCCGTCAGGAAAGGCCGGGAGTATATCCTCGGAATTGACGGCGGTTCAACAACCACAAAAGCCTGTCTCATTGATATGGAAACAAGTGATGTTGTGGCTGCCCATTACGGGCGGACCCATGGAGACCCCGTACAGGCTCTCAAAAACTGCATCATCGAACTGCGCAAAAAGATCCATAAAGATATAGGTGATGAATCTTCTATCACCATCTCCCTGGCCTCCACAACGGGTTCATCCCGTGAAATTCTGGGAGTGTTCATGGAGACTCCAGCGGTCTATAACGAAATCATAGCCCATGCCTATGGAACAACCCATTTCAGCAACGATGTGGACACAATCTTCGAAATTGGGGGTCAGGATGCCAAATATGTGCTCCTTGAAAACAAGGTCCCCATCGATTACGCCATGAATGAAGCCTGTTCAGCAGGAACCGGATCCTTTCTGGAAGAGTCTGCTGCCGGAGATCTGAATATTCCCCACGCCCGTGAAATTGGAGAGATCGCCCTGAAAGCGGATAATCCCCTTAAATTCGGAGAACACTGCAGTGCCTTTATCAACTCTGATATCCGCAAGGCAATTCAGCAGGGAGCCAAAAGGGAAGACATAACCGCCGGGATTGTGACATCCATCGTCTCTAACTATTTGAATAGAGTTGTTGGGAACCGCACCATCGGCCGGAAGATTTTCCTCCAGGGTGGTGTTGCCAAAAATAAGGCTGTTCCTCTGGCTTTTGCCATGCTTTTGGACAAGGAGATTCTGGTTCCACCCGCTCCCGAACTGATGGGGGCCTTCGGAGTGGGGATTCTGGCCCGTCAGAAACTTCAGGATGGACTCCTTCAAAAAATCAATATTGATCTCGATGCTGTATTAGATACACAAATAGAGTATGACCGGGTCTTCAACTGCAAATCCTGCGAAAATTTCTGTTCCATTCAGGTTCTTAAGGTCAATGGACACAAGTATATGTTTGGCGGACGCTGCAGTAAATATACAAACACGAGCAAAAACATCAAATCCGATGATAAGATTATCAACTACATAGATAAGCGCAACGACCTGCTCTTTAAAACTTTTGCAGCTCCGGCCCAGGATCTCAAGCCTAAAAGAGACTACACCGTGGGAATTCCCCGCTGTTTTTCAGTTCATACTCTCTACCCTCTTTATTCCTGGTTTTTCCATGAACTGGGTATAAAAACGGTTCTCTCTGACGAAATTGCCCATGAGGGTGTGGCTAGAGTAGAAAGCGCCTACTGCTTTCCTGCCGAAATAGCTCATGGGGCGGTTCAGGATATTCTCAACAAGAAGTGCGACTATATTTTTGTACCCCATTTCAGAGACATGCCCAGTATGGAAGAAGATGTTCATGCCAACTTCTGTCCCATCACACAGAGCCTCCCGTACTACATAAAAAAAGCCTTTCCAGACATTCCGGAGAATAAAATAATCCCCCTGATTGTGACCTTTAAATTCGGAGAGTCCAAGGCACTGGAGTTTTTCTATAAACTGGGAGAACAACTCTCTATTCCGGCCGTTGAGATTAAGAAAGCGTTCCATAAAGCATTGGAAATGCAACAGGAATACCTCAAAGCCTCAAAGGCTCTGGGCCAGGAAGCTCTTAAACTTGCCAGGGAACAGAATCATCCTGTCATTGCCCTGTTGGGACGCCCCTATAACGCCTTCACCCCCGAAGCCAACATGGGAATTCCCCGGAAATTCAGCAGTCGTGGTTATTCAATCATACCTTTTGATATTCTCCCCGAAGGGGATGAGAAAATTTTTGATAATATGTATTGGTATTATGGACAGCTGGACATGAAGACAGCCGCAAGGCTCAAAGACGAGCCCAATGTCTATATCACCTATATTACCAACTTCTCCTGTGCTCCCGACTCATTTATACTGCATTATATTAAGTGGATGATGGGCACCAAGCCCTTCCTGATCCTAGAACTGGACTCACACTCTGCCGATGCTGGAGTGGATACCCGGATTGAGGCCTTCCTGGACATCATAGAAGGATACAGAGCCCGCCTCTCAACACAGACCAAGGACCGCTATGATAACGGTCTCAGGTTCATCAACAACGGGAAAGATCCTCTTCATCTTAAAAATGAAGTCACCGGAGAAACCATCCCTGTCAAAGACAATAAAAAGGTCAAAATGCTCCTGTCCAATATGGGAGACCTGTCCACGGCTATGATGGCCTTGATTATCCGCACCACGGGAATCAATGCCCAGGCTCTTCCTGTGGCCGACACCAAGACTTTACAATTGGCTAGGAGCCATGCTTCCGGAAAAGAGTGTGTTCCGTCCCACCTGGTATTGGGAAGTGCACTAAAATTTCTGAACTCCAAGGAGTACAGAAAGGATGAGATTTATCTGCTCTTTGTTCCCATCACAACCGGTCCCTGCCGGACGGGTCAATACTTTGTCTTTTATGAAAACCTATTCAAAGACATGCGTCTTGAAAATGTGATTGTTGTGACAATGAGTGCAGATAATTCCTACAATGAACTGGGCCCGGATTTCAGCAAGTATATGTGGCGTGGATTGGTCATCGCCGATTATATGAAAGATATTCAGACCTCTCTGAGAGCCTGTGCACAGGATACTGATGAAGCCATGAGGATTTACAATGCACTTTGGCATGAGATGATTGATGTTATTGAAAATGATTTCAATAAAGTCTACAAGGCACTCAAGAATATAGCCCGGAAGGTTGCTGAGATCCCCTTGAAAAAAACGATAAAAGAGGTCCCCCGGGTACTGATTGTCGGAGAAATCTATGTCAGAAGAGATGATTTTGCCGTTGATGAACTGGTAGAACTCATGAGCCGTAAAAATATCATAGCCAAGGTTTCGGGGATTTCTGAATGGATTCACTACCTAGATTTCGTGCGTAATTATGATCTAAAAAAGCGCATCAAACTGAAACCCTGGTACAAACGCCCCTTTTCTGCGGAGCTGAAGGATTTATTGATCCTTCACTTGGAAGAAACCTGGAAACACACAGTAGAAAAGGGAATAAAAAACCGTCTTGGGAAATCCGGCCTCATCCCACATACGCCTCATGATATGAAAAAGATCATGAAAAATACATCTGAGAATTTTGTAAACCTTGAATTGAACTCAGAAATTGCCATATCCAGCGGTGTCGCCGCCACGGCCATGGAAGAGGGATACTCGGGAATTGTCAATATTTCTCCTTTTGCCTGTCTCATTGGTAGGGTCATAGAAGGATTGATAACTCCCTGGGCAAGAGAACGGAACTATCCTGTTTTTTCTCTGGAAGTTGACGGGAATATTCTTCCTCCCAATATTGTCAACAAACTGAATATTTTTATGATGAATGTGATGCGTTTCAGATCGAATCCGGACACAACCAATCTTATTGAACAGGATGAACCTGACGTAGTATTAAAAGATGTAAAAGTGTCCGGCAATGATTGA